A genomic region of Roseateles amylovorans contains the following coding sequences:
- a CDS encoding D-alanyl-D-alanine carboxypeptidase family protein — protein sequence MKRLFSHVLVLGAGLLLSVAAQAQALQPPEIAARNYVLLDLTTHQTLAEREADVPQDPASLTKLMTAYIVFDALKAKRLTLEQTLTVSKRAWDERKGDPSLMFIDTTMTPKVDELLRGMIIQSGNDASVALAEGVGGTVEQFVSMMNRQAQAWGLKNTSFKNVTGITEPGHKTSARDIAVVFAHVIQDFPQYYADYYSKRDYTYNKIRQPNRNLLLSRDPSVDGGKTGFTDAAGYCLAASAQRDVPNGKRRLLSVVMGTASKEARATESQKLLNWGYAAFDAVKLFEQGQAITTAKVWKGTSDEAKLGAAGPVFVAVPRGEGSKLKTEVQRTDPLVAPLALGQRVGTLKVTTAGGAAVTEVPLVVQQEVPLAGIFGRAWDAMRLWIK from the coding sequence ATGAAACGACTCTTCTCCCACGTGCTGGTCCTGGGCGCGGGCCTGCTGTTGTCCGTGGCTGCGCAGGCCCAGGCGCTGCAACCGCCCGAGATCGCGGCGCGCAACTATGTCCTGCTGGATCTGACCACGCATCAGACCCTGGCCGAACGCGAGGCCGATGTGCCGCAGGATCCCGCCTCGCTGACCAAGCTGATGACCGCCTACATCGTCTTCGATGCGCTCAAGGCCAAGCGCCTGACGCTGGAGCAGACGCTGACCGTGTCCAAGCGGGCCTGGGACGAGCGCAAGGGCGATCCGTCGCTGATGTTCATCGACACCACGATGACGCCCAAGGTGGATGAGCTGCTGCGCGGCATGATCATCCAGTCGGGCAATGACGCGTCGGTGGCGCTGGCCGAGGGCGTCGGCGGCACGGTCGAGCAATTCGTGTCGATGATGAATCGCCAGGCGCAGGCCTGGGGCCTGAAGAACACCAGCTTCAAGAACGTGACCGGCATCACCGAGCCCGGACACAAGACCAGCGCCCGCGACATCGCCGTGGTCTTCGCGCATGTCATCCAGGACTTTCCTCAGTACTACGCGGATTACTACTCCAAGCGCGACTACACCTACAACAAGATCCGCCAGCCCAACCGCAACCTGCTGCTGTCCCGCGATCCGAGCGTGGACGGCGGCAAGACCGGCTTCACCGACGCGGCCGGCTATTGCCTGGCCGCCAGCGCCCAGCGCGACGTGCCCAACGGCAAGCGCCGCCTGCTGAGCGTGGTGATGGGCACCGCCTCCAAGGAAGCCCGTGCGACCGAAAGCCAGAAGCTGCTGAACTGGGGCTATGCCGCCTTCGACGCGGTGAAGCTGTTCGAACAGGGGCAGGCCATCACCACCGCCAAGGTCTGGAAGGGCACCAGCGACGAAGCCAAGCTGGGCGCCGCCGGGCCGGTGTTTGTGGCGGTGCCGCGCGGCGAGGGCAGCAAGCTCAAGACCGAGGTGCAGCGCACCGACCCGCTGGTCGCGCCGCTGGCGCTGGGCCAGCGCGTGGGCACGCTCAAGGTCACGACCGCCGGAGGTGCGGCGGTGACCGAGGTGCCACTGGTGGTGCAGCAGGAGGTGCCGCTGGCCGGCATCTTCGGCCGCGCCTGGGATGCGATGCGCCTCTGGATCAAATAA
- a CDS encoding alpha/beta hydrolase: MNAHTERRQIAGPVGEIECAIDEPAVDAGPRRGVVVICHPNPTQGGTMDNKVVQTIARGFVQLGYRAVRFNFRGIGQSQGGWDEGRGEVDDALAVVEAFRDPALPLALAGFSFGGFVASQAALRLAEPAERLLLVGPAASRFGVATVPADTVVIHGEQDDVVPLTAVLDWARPQALPVIVVPGVGHFFHGQLPLLKNLVLRSWHSAGSARA; encoded by the coding sequence ATGAACGCACACACTGAGCGCCGGCAGATCGCCGGCCCCGTCGGCGAGATCGAATGCGCCATCGATGAGCCAGCGGTCGATGCCGGCCCGAGGCGCGGCGTGGTGGTGATCTGCCATCCGAACCCCACCCAGGGCGGGACGATGGACAACAAGGTGGTGCAGACCATCGCCCGCGGCTTCGTTCAGCTCGGCTATCGCGCGGTGCGCTTCAATTTCCGCGGCATCGGCCAGTCGCAAGGCGGTTGGGACGAAGGCCGCGGCGAAGTCGACGATGCCCTGGCCGTGGTCGAGGCCTTCCGCGATCCGGCCCTGCCGCTGGCGCTGGCGGGCTTTTCCTTCGGCGGCTTCGTGGCCTCGCAGGCCGCGCTGCGACTGGCGGAGCCGGCCGAGCGGCTGCTGCTGGTCGGCCCGGCGGCCAGCCGCTTCGGCGTGGCCACCGTGCCCGCCGACACCGTGGTCATCCACGGTGAACAAGACGATGTGGTGCCGCTGACGGCGGTGCTGGACTGGGCGCGCCCACAGGCGTTGCCGGTCATCGTGGTGCCCGGTGTCGGGCATTTCTTCCATGGGCAGTTGCCGCTGCTCAAGAACCTGGTGCTGCGCAGCTGGCATTCCGCCGGCTCGGCGCGGGCCTGA
- a CDS encoding (2Fe-2S) ferredoxin domain-containing protein, with amino-acid sequence MSYYQRHIFFCLNQREGENACAQHDAQASFDHCKKRVKAEGLAGKGGVRVNKAGCLDRCAGGPVAVVYPDAVWYSFVDQSDIDEIVERHLKHGEVVDRLVLPDAVGR; translated from the coding sequence ATGAGCTATTACCAGCGCCACATCTTCTTCTGTCTGAACCAGCGGGAAGGGGAGAACGCCTGCGCGCAGCATGATGCGCAAGCCTCCTTCGATCACTGCAAGAAGCGCGTCAAGGCCGAAGGCCTGGCCGGCAAGGGCGGTGTCCGGGTGAACAAGGCGGGTTGCCTGGATCGCTGCGCGGGCGGGCCGGTGGCGGTGGTGTATCCGGACGCGGTCTGGTACAGCTTCGTCGACCAGAGCGACATCGACGAGATCGTCGAGCGGCACCTCAAGCACGGTGAAGTCGTGGATCGGCTGGTGCTGCCGGATGCGGTCGGCCGCTGA
- a CDS encoding VanZ family protein, with translation MERRSSATWLALCYGLLVVYASLYPFWPWRVPPSLPWPGMVGLPWPRYWGRFDLWANALGYWPLGLLAFAAVIRSGGRTAGALLLSMVGLPLLSFSMETLQYFLPGRVPSLADFLLNSAGAWIGALCAWGLHRFGGLARWTGWRERWFVPHSAGALALLALWPIGLLYPAPVPLGLGQLLPRLRELAGAMLENTPWQMTADEVPLDLPLPPGLEAIAIAMGVLAPCLLALSVARPGKRRLALVVGAAALGMLGTAWSTLLNFGPDHVWAWLTPATGPGLGAGVALALMAAWMSRRANAAWGLVVLTALIALVAEAPADPYLLENLQAWEQGRFVNLYGLAQWIGWLWPFAALAWLLYGVTQSDRPRQVFHSVQDVLPEDLPERLPKPLSEGMHDDRGTPAVTPGDFHPGMPIAERVEPRDRSHTPTVGENPEPTIKP, from the coding sequence ATGGAGCGGCGCAGTTCCGCCACCTGGCTGGCCCTGTGCTACGGCCTGCTGGTGGTCTATGCCAGCCTGTATCCCTTCTGGCCCTGGCGCGTGCCGCCCAGCCTGCCGTGGCCCGGCATGGTGGGGCTGCCGTGGCCGCGCTACTGGGGACGGTTTGACCTCTGGGCCAATGCGCTGGGCTACTGGCCGCTCGGCTTGCTGGCGTTCGCAGCGGTCATCCGCAGCGGGGGCCGGACCGCCGGCGCGCTGCTGCTGTCGATGGTGGGCCTGCCGCTGCTGTCGTTCTCCATGGAGACGCTGCAGTACTTCCTGCCCGGCCGGGTGCCCTCGCTGGCTGACTTCCTGCTCAACAGCGCCGGTGCCTGGATCGGGGCACTCTGCGCCTGGGGCCTGCATCGTTTCGGCGGCCTGGCCCGCTGGACCGGCTGGCGCGAGCGCTGGTTCGTGCCTCACAGCGCGGGCGCGCTGGCCTTGCTGGCGCTGTGGCCGATCGGCTTGCTGTATCCCGCGCCGGTGCCGCTCGGCCTGGGCCAGTTGCTGCCGCGATTGCGTGAGCTCGCCGGCGCGATGCTCGAGAACACACCCTGGCAGATGACCGCCGACGAGGTGCCGCTCGATCTCCCGTTGCCGCCCGGCCTGGAGGCCATCGCCATTGCGATGGGCGTGCTGGCGCCGTGCCTGCTGGCGCTGTCCGTCGCGCGGCCCGGCAAGCGCCGGCTGGCGCTGGTGGTGGGGGCGGCCGCGCTTGGCATGCTCGGCACCGCCTGGTCGACGCTGCTGAATTTCGGTCCCGATCATGTCTGGGCCTGGCTGACCCCCGCCACCGGACCCGGCCTTGGCGCGGGCGTGGCATTGGCCTTGATGGCGGCCTGGATGTCGCGACGCGCCAATGCGGCCTGGGGTCTGGTGGTGCTGACCGCGCTCATCGCGCTGGTGGCCGAAGCGCCGGCGGATCCTTATCTGTTGGAGAACCTGCAAGCCTGGGAGCAGGGGCGCTTCGTCAATCTCTATGGATTGGCCCAATGGATCGGCTGGCTCTGGCCCTTTGCCGCGTTGGCCTGGCTGCTGTACGGTGTGACCCAGAGCGATCGGCCCCGCCAGGTGTTTCACTCGGTGCAGGACGTTCTGCCTGAGGACCTGCCGGAGCGCCTCCCCAAGCCCCTGTCCGAGGGGATGCACGATGACCGAGGCACCCCGGCGGTCACCCCCGGTGACTTCCACCCAGGCATGCCGATCGCCGAGCGCGTCGAGCCGCGTGACAGATCGCACACGCCGACCGTCGGTGAAAACCCCGAACCTACAATCAAGCCATGA
- a CDS encoding CopD family protein, translated as MLWIKAFHIIFVSAWFAGLFYLPRIFVNLAMVPADSHAERERLLLMGHRLYRFSTGLMLIALVFGLTLWLHYGIGRGTGNGWMHAKLALVVAAIGYHHVCRATLRRFEVMANRRSHRWFRVFNEVSVLLFAAIVILVVVKPF; from the coding sequence ATGCTCTGGATCAAAGCGTTTCACATCATCTTCGTGTCGGCGTGGTTCGCCGGTTTGTTCTATCTGCCGCGGATCTTCGTGAACCTGGCCATGGTGCCGGCAGACAGCCATGCGGAACGTGAGCGCCTGTTGCTCATGGGGCATCGGCTCTACCGCTTCAGCACCGGCCTGATGCTGATTGCACTCGTGTTCGGCCTGACGCTGTGGCTGCATTACGGCATCGGTCGCGGCACGGGCAATGGGTGGATGCATGCCAAGCTGGCGCTGGTGGTGGCCGCGATCGGCTATCACCATGTGTGCCGCGCCACCCTGCGCCGCTTCGAGGTGATGGCCAACCGCCGCAGCCACCGCTGGTTCCGGGTGTTCAACGAGGTCTCGGTGCTGCTGTTCGCAGCCATCGTGATCCTGGTCGTGGTCAAACCGTTCTGA
- the hemB gene encoding porphobilinogen synthase: MQLPAPFPASRPRRLRRDAFTRALVREHRLHANDLILPVFVHEGENRVEPVASMPGVSRLSLDRLIPVAKECVALGIPVIALFPVIDASLKTPDGIEATNPNGLVPRVVRALKEQVPELGVLTDVALDPYTSHGQDGVLDEAGYILNDRTVELLRQQALVQAGAGVDIVAPSDMMDGRIGAIRQALEEGAHIHTRIMAYSAKYASAFYGPFRDAVGSRSNLGKADKKTYQMDPGNSDEALREVGLDLAEGADMVMVKPGLPYLDIVRRVKDEFRVPTFAYQVSGEYAMVKAAAANGWLDHDAVMLESLLAFKRAGADGILTYFALEAARLLKDA, from the coding sequence ATGCAGTTGCCCGCCCCCTTCCCCGCCAGCCGTCCCCGCCGCCTGCGCCGTGACGCCTTCACCCGCGCCCTGGTCCGCGAGCATCGCCTGCATGCCAACGACCTGATCCTCCCGGTCTTCGTGCATGAGGGCGAGAACCGCGTCGAGCCGGTGGCCTCCATGCCTGGCGTGTCCCGGCTGAGCCTGGACCGGCTGATCCCGGTGGCCAAGGAATGTGTCGCATTGGGCATTCCGGTGATCGCGCTGTTTCCGGTGATCGATGCGTCACTGAAAACCCCTGACGGCATCGAGGCGACCAATCCGAACGGCCTGGTGCCGCGCGTCGTCCGGGCCTTGAAGGAACAGGTGCCCGAACTGGGCGTGCTGACCGATGTCGCGCTCGATCCCTACACCAGCCACGGCCAGGACGGCGTGCTGGACGAGGCCGGCTACATCCTGAACGACCGCACCGTCGAACTGCTGCGCCAGCAGGCGCTGGTGCAGGCCGGCGCGGGCGTGGACATCGTCGCGCCGAGCGACATGATGGACGGCCGCATCGGCGCGATCCGTCAGGCGCTGGAAGAAGGCGCGCACATCCACACCCGCATCATGGCCTACAGCGCCAAGTACGCCAGCGCCTTCTACGGCCCGTTCCGCGACGCCGTCGGTTCGCGCAGCAACCTCGGCAAGGCGGACAAGAAGACCTACCAGATGGATCCGGGCAACAGCGACGAAGCGCTGCGCGAAGTCGGCCTGGACCTGGCCGAGGGCGCGGACATGGTCATGGTCAAGCCCGGCCTGCCCTACCTGGACATCGTGCGCCGCGTGAAAGATGAATTCCGCGTGCCCACCTTCGCCTACCAGGTCAGCGGCGAATATGCGATGGTCAAGGCCGCCGCCGCCAATGGCTGGCTCGACCATGACGCGGTGATGCTGGAATCGCTGCTCGCCTTCAAGCGCGCCGGGGCCGACGGCATCCTGACCTACTTCGCGCTCGAGGCTGCGCGCCTGCTCAAGGACGCCTGA
- a CDS encoding magnesium transporter CorA family protein produces the protein MRIFHLSESRYQELSELPESMPADGFLWIGLPRREFELHLGTVQQRLLRWTGAQLLDLHVSDLMNQQLPSHFDYTSLYDLMVFRRLAALPGTTPGDDEPRTAAVVDRALKAIDTSPVGFAVFDRVLITVHPGECTLRDYFATKLGAQQEGRDLRGSARLPTSPAELMLRMVNHMVDSYLDLRRLLTRQLTTLQQLLLDRHSQFRDWAVVLVARDALSKLEDTCEDQRSAVQEWIDALGEWPIGDEHAERERELLRVRSRDVLEHIERVLTHVRRLESSAESVVQMHFSLTGERANNIMRTLTVLTAIFLPLNLITGIFGMNFDTLPLIHRDTGFWIAVALMVMIALGLGGFFWRKRYLSTHQ, from the coding sequence ATGCGCATCTTTCATCTGAGCGAGAGCCGCTACCAGGAGCTCTCCGAGTTGCCGGAATCGATGCCGGCGGACGGCTTTCTCTGGATCGGCCTGCCGCGCCGCGAGTTCGAGCTGCACCTGGGCACCGTGCAGCAGCGGCTGCTGCGCTGGACCGGTGCCCAGTTGCTCGACCTGCATGTGTCGGACCTGATGAACCAGCAGTTGCCGTCGCACTTCGACTACACCAGCCTGTACGACCTGATGGTGTTCCGGCGCCTGGCCGCGCTGCCCGGCACCACGCCGGGCGACGATGAGCCGCGCACCGCGGCGGTGGTGGATCGCGCACTCAAGGCGATCGACACCAGCCCGGTGGGCTTTGCGGTGTTCGATCGGGTGCTGATCACCGTCCATCCGGGCGAATGCACCCTGCGCGACTATTTCGCGACCAAGCTCGGCGCGCAGCAGGAAGGCCGCGACCTGCGCGGCAGCGCCCGGCTGCCCACCAGCCCAGCGGAGCTGATGCTGCGCATGGTGAATCACATGGTGGACAGCTACCTGGACCTGCGCCGGCTACTCACCCGCCAGCTGACCACGCTGCAGCAACTGCTGCTGGACCGGCACAGCCAGTTCCGCGACTGGGCGGTGGTGCTGGTGGCCCGGGATGCGCTGTCCAAGCTGGAGGACACCTGCGAGGATCAGCGCAGCGCCGTGCAGGAATGGATCGACGCCCTGGGCGAATGGCCGATCGGCGATGAGCATGCCGAGCGCGAGCGCGAACTCCTGCGGGTGCGCTCACGCGATGTGCTGGAACACATCGAACGGGTGCTGACCCATGTGCGGCGGCTGGAGTCCTCGGCGGAGAGCGTGGTGCAGATGCACTTCTCGCTGACCGGCGAGCGCGCCAACAACATCATGCGCACGCTCACCGTGCTCACCGCGATCTTCCTGCCGCTGAACCTGATCACCGGGATCTTCGGCATGAACTTCGACACCCTGCCGCTGATTCATCGGGATACCGGCTTCTGGATCGCCGTCGCCCTGATGGTGATGATTGCGCTGGGCCTGGGCGGCTTCTTCTGGCGCAAGCGCTACCTGAGCACGCATCAGTAG
- the ybeY gene encoding rRNA maturation RNase YbeY has translation MSQPDLTLSLQFADPRHKALLPRHKVIRWMRAALERPGEITVRIVDAEEGRSLNHDFRQKDYATNVLTFDYSHEPVVAADLVICAEVVEREAREMGLDLVAHYAHMLIHGTLHAQGYDHEEDDEAAAMEARESEIMRDLGFGDPYLRH, from the coding sequence ATGAGCCAGCCCGATCTCACGCTTTCATTGCAATTTGCCGACCCCCGTCACAAGGCCCTGCTGCCACGCCACAAGGTGATCCGCTGGATGCGTGCCGCGCTGGAGCGGCCTGGCGAGATCACGGTGCGCATCGTGGATGCCGAGGAAGGCCGCAGCCTCAACCACGACTTCCGCCAGAAGGACTATGCGACCAACGTCCTGACCTTCGACTACAGCCATGAGCCGGTGGTCGCGGCGGACCTGGTGATCTGTGCCGAAGTGGTCGAGCGTGAGGCCCGCGAGATGGGCCTGGACCTGGTCGCTCACTACGCCCACATGCTGATCCATGGCACCTTGCATGCGCAGGGCTATGACCATGAAGAGGACGACGAAGCCGCCGCCATGGAAGCACGCGAAAGCGAGATCATGCGCGACCTCGGTTTCGGCGATCCGTATCTGCGCCACTGA
- a CDS encoding sensor histidine kinase: MHRTAEQQQPHRGPRDSIHDRQPHVIGVALALLGGSIGLPSAALAQTVAMGPGSALPPTAAGALLASGWPELIGTVAFGLHAMLLLLAVALSLLIWQRRAQRHLGWLIALMPGWVLLAGVAPATGAPVAFALTLAPWLLWSAAHYLMRRLRRRDRRLHRLLLVQAVVLPFALLLPVPAPLVATAALWWLSAQLLGAMAWHIWHLWQDMFLPTLEERYPRAEFMVSCGLMGLGALAVVAACVWPQSGLAQMLAPLTLIGLGLQRVRAFARALTHAELQVLQGELRLQERIAELERHFDQVAEAKLEQVTERERKRIAADLHDDLGAKLLTIVHTSESDRISTLAREALEEMRLSVRGLTGKPVQLLDALGDWRAEVVSRLAQANILAEWKSPAEDIEHTFPARAYVQTTRILREAVSNIIKHSGATHCVVACSAQDGYFSVVIQDNGQGIPLELEGRLDKGHGMASMKSRAKQMHGQCLVESGPGWGTVIRLTIPL; encoded by the coding sequence ATGCACCGGACCGCAGAACAACAACAGCCGCACCGCGGCCCGAGGGACTCGATTCACGACCGCCAGCCCCACGTCATTGGCGTGGCTCTGGCGTTGCTCGGAGGATCGATCGGCTTGCCCAGCGCCGCGCTGGCGCAGACCGTGGCCATGGGCCCGGGCTCCGCCCTGCCGCCCACCGCCGCCGGCGCGCTGCTCGCATCGGGTTGGCCGGAGCTGATCGGCACCGTGGCCTTCGGCCTGCACGCGATGCTGCTGCTGCTGGCGGTCGCGCTGAGCCTGCTGATCTGGCAGCGGCGCGCCCAGCGGCATCTGGGTTGGCTGATTGCGCTGATGCCCGGCTGGGTGCTGCTGGCGGGCGTGGCGCCGGCCACCGGCGCGCCCGTCGCCTTCGCCCTGACACTGGCGCCCTGGTTGTTGTGGAGTGCGGCCCACTATCTGATGCGGCGACTGCGTCGCCGTGACCGCCGGCTGCACCGGCTGCTGCTGGTGCAGGCGGTGGTGCTGCCATTCGCCTTGCTGCTCCCGGTGCCCGCACCGCTGGTGGCCACGGCCGCGCTGTGGTGGCTCAGCGCGCAATTGCTGGGGGCGATGGCTTGGCATATCTGGCACCTGTGGCAGGACATGTTCCTGCCCACGCTGGAGGAGCGCTATCCCCGCGCGGAATTCATGGTCAGTTGCGGCCTGATGGGTCTGGGCGCGCTGGCGGTGGTCGCCGCCTGCGTCTGGCCGCAGAGCGGGCTGGCCCAGATGCTGGCTCCGCTGACGCTGATCGGGCTGGGCCTTCAGCGGGTGCGGGCGTTCGCCCGCGCGCTGACCCATGCGGAGTTGCAGGTCCTGCAGGGCGAGCTGCGGCTGCAGGAGCGCATCGCCGAACTGGAGCGCCACTTCGATCAAGTGGCCGAAGCCAAGCTGGAGCAGGTGACCGAACGCGAGCGCAAGCGCATCGCCGCCGACCTGCATGACGACCTGGGCGCCAAGCTGCTCACCATCGTCCACACCAGCGAATCGGACCGCATCTCGACCCTGGCGCGGGAGGCGCTGGAGGAAATGCGCCTCTCGGTGCGGGGCCTCACTGGCAAGCCGGTGCAACTGCTGGACGCGCTGGGCGATTGGCGGGCCGAGGTGGTGTCTCGCCTGGCGCAGGCCAACATCCTGGCGGAATGGAAATCGCCCGCCGAGGACATCGAACACACCTTCCCGGCACGCGCCTACGTCCAGACCACCCGCATCCTGCGGGAAGCGGTGAGCAACATCATCAAACACTCAGGCGCCACGCACTGCGTGGTGGCCTGCTCGGCGCAGGACGGCTATTTCTCGGTCGTCATCCAGGACAACGGCCAGGGCATTCCGCTGGAGCTGGAAGGTCGCCTGGACAAGGGACACGGCATGGCCAGCATGAAGTCCCGGGCCAAGCAGATGCATGGCCAATGCCTGGTGGAATCCGGCCCCGGATGGGGCACGGTGATCCGGCTGACGATCCCCTTGTGA
- a CDS encoding response regulator — translation MNHILLLEDIPEIRAWLKVLIKQVFTNAVVTECSRVQDALQQVNSQRFTLALLDLGLPDGSGVEVISALREKQPEVQSVIVTIHDDDEHLFPALQAGAFGYLLKEQSRELLVEQLQRISQGEPPLSPSIARKVIAYFTSQRRPQAAAVLHEVSLTDRETEVLLRVAKGFTLPEIGVQLGLSRHTIADYVKQIYRKLNVSSRAEAALEAQRLGLFGRN, via the coding sequence ATGAACCATATCCTGCTGCTTGAAGACATTCCCGAAATCCGCGCCTGGCTGAAAGTCCTGATCAAACAGGTGTTCACCAATGCGGTGGTCACCGAGTGCTCGCGGGTTCAGGATGCGCTGCAGCAGGTCAACAGCCAGCGCTTCACCCTGGCCCTGCTCGACCTGGGCCTGCCCGACGGCTCCGGGGTGGAAGTCATCAGCGCGCTGCGGGAGAAGCAGCCCGAAGTGCAATCGGTGATCGTCACCATCCACGACGACGACGAACATCTCTTCCCCGCGCTGCAAGCCGGTGCCTTCGGTTATCTGCTGAAAGAGCAGTCGCGGGAGCTGCTGGTGGAGCAGTTGCAGCGCATCAGTCAGGGAGAACCGCCGCTGTCGCCGTCGATCGCACGCAAGGTGATCGCCTATTTCACCTCGCAGCGCCGGCCGCAGGCCGCGGCGGTGCTGCATGAGGTGTCGCTGACCGACCGCGAGACCGAAGTGCTGCTGCGCGTGGCCAAGGGCTTCACGCTGCCGGAGATCGGCGTGCAGCTGGGCCTGTCGCGCCACACCATCGCGGACTATGTGAAGCAGATCTACCGCAAGCTCAACGTGAGCTCGCGCGCCGAAGCCGCCCTCGAGGCGCAGCGGCTCGGTCTCTTTGGGAGGAATTAG
- the ruvA gene encoding Holliday junction branch migration protein RuvA: MIGRLTGVIAEKSPPQVLIDVQGVGYEVDVPMSTFFNLPGLGERATLLTHLSIREDAHVLFGFLTPEERHTFRLLIKISGVGPKMALSLLSGMSVGDLAQAISKQEAGRLVKVPGIGKKTAERLLLELKGKLSPDLSLPVSVANDAHADILQALVALGYSDKEAGAALKSLPADVGVSEGIKLAMKHLS; this comes from the coding sequence ATGATCGGCAGACTCACCGGCGTCATCGCGGAAAAATCGCCCCCGCAGGTTCTCATCGATGTGCAAGGCGTCGGCTATGAGGTCGATGTGCCGATGAGCACCTTCTTCAATCTGCCGGGCCTGGGCGAACGCGCCACCCTGTTGACCCACCTGAGCATCCGCGAGGACGCCCATGTGCTGTTCGGCTTCCTCACCCCCGAGGAACGCCACACCTTCCGCCTGCTGATCAAGATCAGCGGCGTAGGCCCGAAGATGGCACTGTCGCTGCTGTCCGGCATGTCGGTTGGCGATCTGGCCCAGGCCATCTCCAAACAAGAAGCCGGCCGCCTGGTGAAGGTGCCCGGCATCGGCAAGAAAACCGCCGAACGCCTGCTGCTCGAACTCAAGGGCAAGCTCAGCCCGGATCTGTCGCTGCCCGTGTCGGTGGCCAACGACGCACATGCCGATATCCTGCAAGCGCTGGTCGCGCTCGGCTACAGCGACAAGGAAGCCGGTGCAGCCCTGAAGTCGCTGCCCGCGGACGTCGGCGTGAGCGAAGGCATCAAGCTCGCGATGAAGCACCTGTCATGA
- the ruvB gene encoding Holliday junction branch migration DNA helicase RuvB, with the protein MSIQTDDFTPAPQQARLISAQPASPNEDAIERALRPKLLDEYVGQVKAREQLEIFISAARKRGEALDHVLLFGPPGLGKTTLSHIVAAELGVNLRQTSGPVLEKPKDLAAILTNLERNDVLFIDEIHRLSPVVEEILYPALEDYQIDIMIGEGPAARSIKLDLQPFTLVGATTRAGMLTNPLRDRFGIVARLEFYTAPELQRIVTRSAALLNAPIEPEGAIEVARRSRGTPRIANRLLRRVRDYADVKGDGTITRQIAEKALAMLDVDPQGFDLMDRKLLEAVVHRFDGGPVGLDNVAAAIGEEPGTIEDVIEPYLIQQGFLQRTPRGRIATLAAYRHLGVAPPKQAGQLFDE; encoded by the coding sequence ATGAGCATCCAGACCGACGACTTCACGCCCGCGCCCCAGCAAGCGCGACTGATCAGCGCTCAACCCGCCTCCCCCAACGAGGATGCGATCGAGCGCGCGCTGCGTCCGAAGTTGCTCGACGAGTACGTCGGTCAGGTCAAGGCCCGCGAGCAGCTGGAAATCTTCATCAGCGCCGCCCGCAAGCGCGGCGAGGCGCTGGACCACGTCCTGCTGTTCGGCCCGCCCGGCCTGGGCAAGACCACGCTCAGCCACATCGTGGCTGCCGAACTGGGCGTGAACCTGCGTCAAACCAGCGGCCCGGTGCTGGAGAAGCCCAAGGACTTGGCCGCCATCCTGACCAACCTCGAACGCAACGATGTGCTGTTCATCGACGAGATCCATCGGCTGTCGCCCGTGGTCGAGGAAATCCTGTATCCGGCGCTGGAGGACTATCAGATCGACATCATGATCGGCGAGGGCCCCGCCGCCCGCTCCATCAAGCTCGATCTGCAGCCCTTCACCCTGGTCGGCGCGACCACCCGGGCCGGCATGCTGACCAATCCGCTGCGCGACCGCTTCGGCATCGTCGCCCGGCTCGAGTTCTATACCGCGCCCGAGTTGCAGCGCATCGTCACACGTTCGGCCGCCCTGCTGAACGCGCCGATCGAGCCCGAGGGCGCGATCGAGGTGGCCCGCCGTTCCCGAGGCACGCCACGGATCGCCAACCGGCTGCTGCGCCGGGTGCGCGACTATGCCGACGTCAAGGGCGACGGCACCATCACCCGCCAGATCGCCGAGAAGGCGCTGGCGATGCTGGATGTGGATCCCCAAGGCTTCGATCTGATGGACCGCAAGTTGCTGGAAGCCGTGGTGCACCGATTCGACGGCGGCCCGGTGGGCCTGGACAACGTGGCCGCCGCCATCGGTGAAGAGCCCGGCACGATCGAAGACGTGATCGAGCCCTATCTCATCCAGCAAGGCTTCCTGCAGCGCACGCCGCGCGGACGCATTGCCACCCTGGCCGCCTATCGGCACCTGGGGGTCGCGCCGCCGAAGCAGGCCGGGCAGTTGTTCGACGAGTAG